The DNA segment TAGTCGTGCATATTGAAGTTCATGACGAGCCTCGGCAAGTATAAATACTCATCCTGCTGTATTTCCTTAGCCATCGGGGGCGAGATCCTGATATCGCCGCGCCTTAGAATATCTTTGAATTCTTTATTTAAAAGCTCTAAAGTCCCGGGCGAAATATCTCTGTTCAACCGCAGAACGGTCAAGCCGGACACGTATCTTATTGAATGGTATACCCTGTAAAAATCTTCTATGTATTTAATCGCCTCGTCGGTGGAATGCGCAATATGAAAAAGACTCAGGTCTATCTTTTCTATAAAGCCGTTACGCTCCATCTGCCCGGAAACAAAACGTTTCCACGCGGCCCAGTATGCCGAACCCTCCGGCTCCATCATAACTATCGGCCTGGGCTTCGACTTGCCCGTCTGAACCAGGGTAAGCATTTCGAATCCTTCATCATGTGTGCCGAACCCTCCGGGAAAAAGCGCTGTCGCGTCGGTCTCTTTGATAAATATCAGCTTCCTCGTGAAAAAATATTTGAAGTTGATTATCTTGTCTTTCTCGTCGATGTACGGGTTTGGCTTTT comes from the Candidatus Omnitrophota bacterium genome and includes:
- a CDS encoding LOG family protein → MKKTPKSYTIGDKSIDGLITKLAGSSCSPDTEDLLREILTTSVKLGRECSDKGDLKLVNNALKELRFSFKIFSPYRNIKKVIIFGSARSKKTSAEYKMAEDFARKLTAKGYMIVTGGGSGVMEGGNKGAASGKEFALNIRLPFEQKPNPYIDEKDKIINFKYFFTRKLIFIKETDATALFPGGFGTHDEGFEMLTLVQTGKSKPRPIVMMEPEGSAYWAAWKRFVSGQMERNGFIEKIDLSLFHIAHSTDEAIKYIEDFYRVYHSIRYVSGLTVLRLNRDISPGTLELLNKEFKDILRRGDIRISPPMAKEIQQDEYLYLPRLVMNFNMHDYGRLYEMINIINKD